In one Erythrobacteraceae bacterium WH01K genomic region, the following are encoded:
- a CDS encoding DUF4136 domain-containing protein — translation MNSISRKRLMQFAAAPLMLAGLSACATGFNADVSRFATQLPAPQGQTYAVVADDPSLAGGLEFSQYASLVGEEMSALGYTPAASPETASLLVRFDYGVDNGRERVRSTGFARDPFFDPWYGYSPYYRTRLYRHRGFYRPTAAWGYGYYDPWFGANDVRSYTVYTSGIDMKIDDTGSGERLFEGKAQALSTSNRLQYLVPNLVEAMFTDFPGRSGETLRISIKPEETKVRRVD, via the coding sequence ATGAATTCGATATCCAGAAAACGCCTGATGCAGTTTGCCGCCGCACCCCTGATGCTGGCCGGCCTGTCCGCCTGTGCGACCGGCTTCAATGCCGATGTTTCGCGCTTCGCCACCCAGCTCCCCGCGCCGCAGGGACAGACCTATGCGGTCGTGGCGGACGATCCGTCGCTCGCCGGCGGCCTCGAGTTCTCGCAATACGCGTCTCTCGTGGGCGAGGAGATGAGTGCACTGGGTTATACCCCTGCAGCATCGCCGGAAACCGCCAGTCTTCTGGTCCGGTTCGACTACGGTGTCGATAACGGGCGGGAGCGGGTTCGCTCCACCGGCTTCGCACGCGATCCGTTCTTCGATCCGTGGTACGGGTACAGCCCCTATTACCGCACCCGTCTCTATCGCCATCGCGGCTTCTATCGCCCGACCGCAGCATGGGGTTACGGGTATTACGATCCGTGGTTCGGCGCGAACGATGTTCGCAGCTACACCGTCTATACCAGCGGTATCGACATGAAGATCGACGATACCGGCAGCGGCGAACGCCTGTTCGAAGGCAAAGCGCAGGCCCTGTCGACCAGCAACCGCCTGCAATACCTGGTCCCGAACCTCGTCGAGGCGATGTTCACAGATTTTCCCGGCCGCTCTGGCGAAACGCTTCGTATTTCGATAAAGCCGGAAGAGACAAAGGTTCGCCGCGTCGATTGA